GACCGCATCCCGGTGTCGAAGCGGACGTTGCCGGTGTTGATGTGCGTTTCGACGCCCTCGAACCCGGCATCCTCGACGACCCGGCGGATGTCGTCCTTGGGGAACTTCCGCGTCGGTCCGAGATTGATCGCACGAAGGAACGCCAGGTACGTCGTCATGCCGCCCATTCTCACCCGTCCGCCGACACCGCAGCGCGGCCCGGACCCTCCAGTCGCAGCACCTCGGTGACCCGCACGACCGCGGTGCCGGCCTCTTCGGAGGCCGCCAGGTCCACCTCGCCGCGGATGCGCCAGTCGTGGTCGCCGGCGGGGTCGTCGATCGTCTGCTCCACGCGCCACAGATCGGATGCCGCGGCATCCGTCTCGTCCACCTCGACGAGCCGCGGCGAGCGCGCCGGCCCGCCCGTGAGGATCTCGTCGTGGTCCTCGAAGTACCGGTCCAGCGCAGCGGGCCAGTCGACGTCGGGGTCCAGCTCGACCAGTTCCTCGTCGCGCTGGAGCGCGGCCAACTGCACGCGACGGAACAGCTCGTTGCGCACGAGTACCAGGAAGGCACGCCGGTTCGTCAGCACCGACGGCGGCGCCGGCGGCACCACGACGGCCTCCGGCTCGTCGGCGGGGTTCACCAGCGACGACCACTCGTCCACGAGGCTCGAGTCGACCTGGCGCACGAGCTCGCCCAGCCACTCGATGACGTCGACGAGCTCGTTCGTCTGCGCCTCGGCGGGGACGGTCTGCCGGATCGCGCGGTACGCGTCGCTGAGGTACCGCAGCACGAGGCCCTCGCTGCGGGCGAGCTGGTACCACGACACCAGCTCGGCGAACGACATCGCCCGCTCGAACATGTCGCGCACGACCGACTTCGGCGACAGCTCGAAGTCGCGCACCCACGGCTGGCTCGATGCGAACACCTCGTACGCCTGCGAGAGCAGCTCCTCGAGCGGCTTGGGGTAGGTGATCTCCTCGAGCGCCTCCATGCGCTCGTCGTAATCGAGGCCCTCCTGCTTCATGGCGGCGACCGCCTCGCCGCGGGCCTTGAACTCCTGCTGCGACAGGATCGCGCGCGGATCGTCGAGGGTCGCCTCGATGACGCTCACGACGTCGAGTGCGTAGTGGCCGGTGCCGGCGGCGCCCGGGGTGTCCTCGGGGTCGAGCAGCTCGATCGCGGCGAGCGCGAACGGCGACAGCGGCTGGTTGAGCGCGAAATTCGGCTGCAGGTCGACGGTGAGACGGATGCCGTCAGCGGTCGACTCCACCACGCCCGCGGCCACGAGCGTGCGGAAGATCGCCAGCGCGCGCCGCGCGAGCGCGTACTTCTCGGCGCGCGGCTGGTGGTTGTCGAACACGAGCGACCGCACGTTCGAGAACGCGTCGCCTCCGCGCCCGATGACGTTGATGAGCATCGCGGCGGTGAGCTCGAGGTGCGGAGTGAGCGGCTCGGGCTGCGCCTCGACGAGCCGTTCGAACGAGCCCATGCCCCAGTTGACGACCCCGCTCGGGGCCTTCTTGCGCACGATCTTCTTGCGCTTGGCGGGGTCGTCGCCCGCCTTGCGCAGCGCCGCTTCGTTCTCGATCTCCCACTCCGGGGCCATCACGACGACGTTCCCGTACGTGTCGAAGCCGGCGCGGCCGGCACGGCCGGCGACCTGGTGGAACTCGCGGGCGCTGAGCTGCCGCATCCGCGTGCCGTCGTACTTCGACAGCGCCGTGATGAGCACCGTGCGGATCGGCACGTTGATGCCGACGCCCAGGGTGTCGGTGCCGCAGATGACCTTGAGCAGCCCGCGCTGGGCGAGGGTCTCGACGAGGCGCCGGTAGCGCGGCAGCATGCCGGCGTGGTGCACGCCGATGCCGGCGCGCACGTACCGCGACAGCGTGCGGCCGAACGCCGTGGTGAACCGGAACCCGCCGATCGCCTCGGCGATCGCGTCCCGCTGCTCGCGCGTGACGAGGCGGATGCTGGACAGCGCCTGCGCCCGCTCCATCGCGGCCGCCTGCGAGAAGTGGACGATGTAGACGGGCGCCTCGCGCTCGTCTAGGAGGCTCTGGACGACCTCGTGGATCGGACGCCGCTCGTAGGAGAAGTGCAGCGGCACGGGCCGCTCGACGCCCGTCACGAACGCGGTCTCGCGTCCGGTGCGGCGCTTCAGGTCCTCGGCGATGTCGGTGACGTCGCCGAGGGTGGCCGACATCAGCACGAACTGCGCCTTGGGCAGGAGCAGCAGCGGGATCTGCCACGCCCAGCCGCGGTCGGGATCGCCGTAGTAGTGGAACTCGTCCATCACGACCTGGTCGATGTCGGCATCCGCCCCCTCGCGGAGTGCCAGGTTCGCCAGGATCTCGGCAGTGCAGCAGATGATCGGGGCGTCGGCGTTCACCGACGAGTCGCCGGTGACCATGCCGACGTTGTCGGCACCGAAGACGTCGACGAGGGCGAAGAACTTCTCGCTCACGAGGGCCTTGATGGGCGCCGTGTAGAAGGTGACCCCGCCGCGCGCGAGGGCGGCGGCGTGGGCGGCGACCGCCACCAGGGACTTGCCGGTGCCCGTCGGCGTGGACAGGACCACGTTCGCGCCCGAGACGATCTCGATGATCGCCTCGTCCTGCGCGGGGTACAGCGTCAGCCCCTGCTCGCCCGCCCATTCGACGAATCCGAGGTAGACGTCGTCGGGTTCGGCACCGGTCGGGATGAGTTCGAGCAGCGGCGACGGCATCCTTCGATTCTGCCCTGTCGCCGGGACGGATGCCGCCGGGCCCGGCGATCGGCAGGCTCGAGCACCGGCCGCGCCCGAACGCGCGGTCGATCGCCCGATCTCACGGGCGGCTCAGGCGACGCCGAGCGCGAGCAGCCCGTAGTAGATGAGGTACACCGGCCACACGCACGCCTGGAGCAGCCCCAGGATGACGTCCCAGAACCCGCCGTCGGTGATCGAGATGAAGTAGATCGCAGCGCCGATGTACGCCAGCAGGAAGAAGAATCCCCACGGTGCCGCGCGCTCGACGTAGGTCACCCGTTCGGCCATGTCAGCCCCCTTTCTCCGGGGCTCACGCTAGACCGGCGTCGATACCGGGGACAGGGCCATTGGTCCGCCCTCCACCGCCTTCGCGCCGCTACGTTGGACGCACGAGGAGGAGCACATGACGGACATCGACGAGACCCGCACGGTCGTTCGCAACGACGAGGCCCGCCGCTACGAGATCTTCGTGGGCGATGTCATGGGCGGCTACACCGAGTTCCTGCCCGGCCCGAAGGGGCGTCTCATCTTCCCCCACACCGAGATCGACCACGCGTATCGCGGGCGGGGCCTCTCAGGCGACCTCTTCGAGGGCGCGATGGCGGATGCCGCGGCACGCGGCGACACCGTGGAGCCGACCTGTCCGGCGCTGCGCCGATGGCTGCGCAAGAACAAGGTCCCGGGGCTCGAGGTCATGTGGCCGCTGTGGGCCCGCGACGACGTCGACGGCGGCGGGGCCCCGGCGTCGCCGTGACGCCGGGGCCCCGCGTGCAACCGCACGGTCAGCGCTGGCGCCACACCGCCGCGGCGAGCGCGTACTGGCCGGCGACGTTGATGTGCAGGCTCGAGTCGTAGAGCACCGGCAGCCCGATCACGCCGTGGAGCCACGGCGTGCGCGTGTCGCACAGGGAGTGGCCGGCGAACGCCGCCGCGACATCGACGTACTCGACGCGATCCGCGGCGTCCAGCGGGTTCGTGA
This region of Microbacterium thalassium genomic DNA includes:
- a CDS encoding DEAD/DEAH box helicase yields the protein MPSPLLELIPTGAEPDDVYLGFVEWAGEQGLTLYPAQDEAIIEIVSGANVVLSTPTGTGKSLVAVAAHAAALARGGVTFYTAPIKALVSEKFFALVDVFGADNVGMVTGDSSVNADAPIICCTAEILANLALREGADADIDQVVMDEFHYYGDPDRGWAWQIPLLLLPKAQFVLMSATLGDVTDIAEDLKRRTGRETAFVTGVERPVPLHFSYERRPIHEVVQSLLDEREAPVYIVHFSQAAAMERAQALSSIRLVTREQRDAIAEAIGGFRFTTAFGRTLSRYVRAGIGVHHAGMLPRYRRLVETLAQRGLLKVICGTDTLGVGINVPIRTVLITALSKYDGTRMRQLSAREFHQVAGRAGRAGFDTYGNVVVMAPEWEIENEAALRKAGDDPAKRKKIVRKKAPSGVVNWGMGSFERLVEAQPEPLTPHLELTAAMLINVIGRGGDAFSNVRSLVFDNHQPRAEKYALARRALAIFRTLVAAGVVESTADGIRLTVDLQPNFALNQPLSPFALAAIELLDPEDTPGAAGTGHYALDVVSVIEATLDDPRAILSQQEFKARGEAVAAMKQEGLDYDERMEALEEITYPKPLEELLSQAYEVFASSQPWVRDFELSPKSVVRDMFERAMSFAELVSWYQLARSEGLVLRYLSDAYRAIRQTVPAEAQTNELVDVIEWLGELVRQVDSSLVDEWSSLVNPADEPEAVVVPPAPPSVLTNRRAFLVLVRNELFRRVQLAALQRDEELVELDPDVDWPAALDRYFEDHDEILTGGPARSPRLVEVDETDAAASDLWRVEQTIDDPAGDHDWRIRGEVDLAASEEAGTAVVRVTEVLRLEGPGRAAVSADG
- a CDS encoding GNAT family N-acetyltransferase, which gives rise to MTDIDETRTVVRNDEARRYEIFVGDVMGGYTEFLPGPKGRLIFPHTEIDHAYRGRGLSGDLFEGAMADAAARGDTVEPTCPALRRWLRKNKVPGLEVMWPLWARDDVDGGGAPASP